Proteins from one Mesorhizobium sp. M9A.F.Ca.ET.002.03.1.2 genomic window:
- a CDS encoding ATP-binding cassette domain-containing protein, protein MTQEPILTARGLLKRYGRVTALNNCDFDLYPGEILAVIGDNGAGKSTLIKAISGAVIPDEGIIELDGKPVLFKSPIEAREAGIETVYQNLALSPALSIADNMFLGREIRKPGFLGDWLRMLDRPAMEKRARDKLTELGLMTIQNISQAVETLSGGQRQGVAVARAAAFGSKMVIMDEPTAALGVKESRRVLELILDVKKRGLPIVLISHNMPHVFEVADRIHIHRLGRRLCVIDPKQYTMSDAVAFMTGAKLPPEAALAA, encoded by the coding sequence ATGACCCAGGAGCCCATCCTCACCGCGCGCGGCCTCCTCAAGCGTTACGGCCGCGTCACCGCGCTGAACAATTGCGATTTCGATCTCTATCCGGGAGAAATCCTGGCTGTGATCGGCGACAATGGCGCAGGCAAGTCGACGCTGATCAAGGCGATCTCGGGCGCCGTGATCCCGGACGAGGGGATCATCGAGCTGGACGGCAAGCCGGTGCTCTTCAAGTCGCCCATCGAGGCCCGTGAAGCCGGCATCGAAACCGTCTACCAGAACCTGGCACTGTCGCCGGCGCTGTCGATCGCCGACAACATGTTTCTCGGTCGCGAGATCCGCAAACCGGGTTTTCTGGGCGACTGGCTGCGCATGCTCGACCGGCCGGCAATGGAGAAGCGTGCCCGCGACAAGCTCACCGAACTTGGCCTGATGACCATACAGAACATCAGCCAGGCCGTGGAAACGCTCTCGGGCGGCCAACGCCAGGGCGTGGCGGTGGCGCGCGCCGCCGCCTTCGGCTCGAAGATGGTCATCATGGATGAGCCGACGGCGGCGTTAGGCGTCAAGGAGAGCCGCCGCGTGCTCGAACTGATCCTCGACGTGAAGAAGCGCGGCCTGCCGATCGTGCTGATCTCGCACAACATGCCGCATGTCTTCGAGGTGGCCGACCGCATTCACATCCATAGGCTGGGTCGTCGCCTCTGTGTCATCGATCCCAAGCAATATACGATGTCCGACGCCGTCGCCTTCATGACTGGAGCGAAGCTTCCGCCGGAGGCGGCGCTGGCCGCCTGA
- a CDS encoding ABC transporter permease has translation MSQVQEFEKAISSSDSVAAFDEHGTSVVKRIQHFLHSTPAAVPLIVLVLAIAIFGATIGGRFFSSYTLTLILQQIAIVGILGAAQTLVILTAGIDLSIGVIMVISAVIMGNCAVTYGLPTLLAVVIGLAAGGACGLLNGLLVAYMKLPPFIVTLGTWNIVMATNFIYSANETIRDADVDVQAPLLHLFGLNFKVGTAVLTLGVVAMVVLVLILWYVLNHTAWGRHVYAVGDDPEAAKLSGIQTKKVLIAVYTLAGLIAAFAAWVSIGRNGSISPSAAVTDYNLQAITATVIGGISLFGGRGSILGTLFGAMIVGVVSMGLNMMGADPQWKVLLTGVLIIGAVAIDQWIRKVSV, from the coding sequence ATGAGCCAGGTTCAGGAATTCGAGAAGGCTATCTCGAGCAGCGACAGCGTCGCTGCTTTTGACGAGCACGGTACGTCGGTCGTCAAGCGCATCCAGCATTTCCTGCATTCCACTCCGGCTGCGGTGCCGCTGATCGTGCTGGTTCTGGCGATCGCCATTTTCGGCGCCACGATCGGAGGACGGTTCTTTTCGTCCTACACGCTGACGCTGATCCTGCAGCAGATCGCCATCGTCGGAATTCTCGGGGCCGCGCAGACGCTGGTCATCCTTACAGCCGGCATCGACCTGTCAATCGGCGTGATCATGGTGATTTCAGCCGTGATCATGGGCAATTGCGCGGTCACCTATGGTCTGCCGACCTTACTTGCCGTGGTGATCGGGCTTGCCGCGGGCGGGGCCTGCGGGCTGCTCAACGGGCTGCTGGTTGCTTACATGAAGTTGCCGCCCTTCATCGTCACGCTCGGCACCTGGAACATCGTCATGGCCACCAACTTCATCTATTCGGCCAATGAGACGATCCGCGACGCCGACGTCGACGTCCAGGCGCCGTTGCTGCATTTGTTTGGTCTGAACTTCAAGGTCGGCACGGCGGTGCTGACACTCGGCGTCGTTGCCATGGTCGTGCTGGTGCTGATCCTGTGGTACGTGCTCAATCACACGGCATGGGGCCGTCATGTCTACGCCGTTGGCGACGACCCGGAGGCGGCGAAGCTGTCGGGCATCCAGACCAAGAAGGTGCTGATCGCGGTCTACACCCTGGCCGGGCTGATCGCCGCTTTCGCCGCCTGGGTCTCCATCGGCCGCAACGGCTCGATCTCGCCGTCCGCCGCCGTCACCGACTACAATTTGCAGGCGATCACCGCGACGGTGATCGGCGGCATTTCCCTCTTCGGCGGACGCGGCTCTATTCTGGGCACTCTGTTCGGCGCGATGATCGTCGGCGTCGTCTCAATGGGCCTCAACATGATGGGCGCCGATCCGCAATGGAAAGTGCTGCTCACCGGTGTGCTGATCATCGGCGCCGTGGCGATCGACCAGTGGATCAGAAAGGTTTCGGTGTAA
- a CDS encoding ROK family transcriptional regulator encodes METGIPRHGSPEAAESRIHRGTNQSGMRDHNERLVLSLVRQHGSLAKSDIARMTGLSAQTVSVIMRELEVDNLLVRQAPLRGKIGQPSIPMALNPDGAYFIGLKIGRRSAELVLIDFLGNVRSMLQHSYRYPAPRETVEFVTSGMKTMRGELTPAQDKRIAGLGIAMPFELWNWADTAGAPRDVMDEWRHRDIRADIQAQCEFPVYLQNDATSACGAELVFGKAGAARDFVYFYIGAFAGGGIVLNGHLFGGPTGNAGALGSMPVPGPDGKPTQLIDVASIAMLEKALNARGVEASHLWTSPEDWGEIGVELDDWIACASQALAYAIVAASSVIDFEAAVIDGWMPKAVRRRLVNAVVEAIGKIDGEGLKLPAVREGTVGIHARALGGASLPLSERFLIGSTMISRSA; translated from the coding sequence GTGGAGACCGGCATTCCGAGGCACGGTTCGCCCGAGGCAGCCGAAAGCCGAATTCATCGCGGCACCAACCAGAGCGGCATGCGCGACCACAATGAGCGGCTGGTGCTGTCACTTGTGCGTCAGCACGGCAGCCTGGCCAAGTCCGACATTGCGCGCATGACCGGGCTTTCGGCCCAGACGGTTTCGGTCATCATGCGCGAGCTCGAGGTGGACAACCTCCTCGTCCGCCAGGCGCCGCTGCGCGGCAAGATCGGCCAGCCGTCCATTCCGATGGCGCTCAATCCCGATGGCGCCTATTTCATCGGTCTGAAGATCGGCCGGCGCAGCGCCGAACTCGTGCTGATCGATTTCCTCGGCAATGTGCGCTCCATGCTGCAGCATTCCTACCGCTATCCGGCACCGCGCGAGACGGTCGAATTCGTCACCTCCGGCATGAAGACGATGCGCGGCGAACTCACCCCGGCGCAGGACAAGCGCATTGCCGGACTTGGCATCGCCATGCCGTTCGAATTGTGGAACTGGGCCGATACGGCAGGTGCGCCGCGCGACGTCATGGACGAATGGCGCCACCGCGACATCCGCGCCGACATCCAGGCGCAGTGCGAGTTCCCGGTCTACCTGCAGAACGACGCCACCTCGGCCTGCGGCGCCGAGCTGGTGTTCGGCAAGGCGGGTGCGGCGCGCGACTTCGTCTATTTCTATATTGGTGCCTTCGCCGGCGGCGGCATCGTGCTGAACGGTCACCTTTTCGGCGGACCGACCGGCAATGCCGGCGCGCTGGGTTCGATGCCGGTGCCCGGACCGGACGGCAAGCCGACCCAATTGATCGACGTGGCGTCGATCGCCATGCTTGAAAAGGCGCTCAACGCGCGCGGCGTCGAGGCCTCGCATCTGTGGACGTCACCGGAGGATTGGGGCGAGATCGGCGTCGAGCTCGACGACTGGATCGCCTGCGCCTCGCAGGCGCTTGCCTATGCCATCGTGGCGGCGTCCTCGGTTATCGATTTCGAGGCAGCGGTGATCGACGGATGGATGCCGAAGGCCGTGCGGCGCCGGCTCGTCAATGCTGTTGTTGAAGCCATCGGCAAGATCGACGGCGAAGGCCTGAAGCTCCCAGCCGTTCGCGAGGGGACTGTCGGCATTCATGCACGTGCACTGGGCGGCGCCAGCCTGCCGCTTTCCGAGCGCTTCCTCATCGGTTCGACCATGATTTCCAGGAGTGCCTGA
- a CDS encoding RbsD/FucU domain-containing protein, translating to MLVEIPAPLGPELLATPRAIATMGRICARRAPGRKVVALAGADFYLGARFAHAIVATSKPRLYANIIIRKDVIYPPENRKS from the coding sequence ATGCTGGTCGAAATCCCGGCACCGCTCGGCCCGGAGCTCCTGGCGACGCCGCGTGCCATAGCGACGATGGGGCGGATCTGCGCCAGGCGCGCGCCAGGCCGCAAGGTGGTTGCGCTTGCCGGCGCCGACTTCTATCTAGGGGCCAGGTTTGCACACGCGATCGTCGCAACAAGCAAGCCGCGGCTCTACGCCAACATCATCATCCGCAAGGATGTAATCTATCCGCCGGAGAACAGGAAATCATGA
- a CDS encoding sugar ABC transporter substrate-binding protein, whose product MAFTSAASAADVGACLITKTDTNPFFVKMKEGASAKAKELGVDLKAYAGKIDGDSESQVAAIESCIADGAKGILITASDTKGIVPAVKKARDAGLLVIALDTPLDPLDAADATFATDNLEAGKLIGAWAAATLGDAAKDARIGFLDLTPSQPTVDVLRDQGFMMGYGIDVKDPNKIGDEDDARIVGHDVTNGNEEGGRKAMENLLQKDPGINVIHTINEPAAVGAYQALKAVGLEGNVLIVSVDGGCPGVKSVTEGVIGATSQQYPLQMAALGIEAIAAFAKDGTKPKPTEGKDFFDTGVNLVTDKPADGVKSIDTKEGLAKCWG is encoded by the coding sequence ATGGCGTTCACTTCGGCTGCGTCCGCCGCCGACGTCGGCGCCTGCCTGATCACCAAAACCGACACCAATCCCTTCTTCGTTAAGATGAAGGAAGGCGCCTCGGCGAAGGCCAAGGAACTCGGCGTCGACCTCAAGGCTTACGCCGGCAAGATCGACGGCGACAGCGAGAGCCAGGTGGCGGCGATCGAAAGCTGCATCGCCGACGGCGCCAAGGGCATCCTGATCACCGCGTCGGACACCAAGGGCATCGTTCCAGCGGTGAAGAAGGCACGTGACGCCGGTCTGCTCGTGATCGCGCTGGACACGCCGCTTGATCCGCTCGACGCTGCCGACGCGACCTTCGCGACGGACAATCTGGAGGCCGGCAAGCTGATTGGCGCGTGGGCCGCTGCGACGCTCGGCGACGCGGCGAAGGATGCCAGGATCGGCTTCCTCGACCTGACGCCTTCGCAGCCGACGGTAGACGTGTTGCGCGACCAGGGCTTCATGATGGGCTATGGCATCGACGTAAAGGACCCCAACAAGATCGGCGACGAGGACGATGCACGCATCGTCGGCCACGATGTCACCAACGGCAACGAGGAAGGCGGCCGCAAGGCGATGGAGAACCTTCTCCAGAAGGACCCCGGCATCAACGTCATCCATACCATCAATGAGCCTGCAGCCGTCGGCGCCTACCAGGCGCTCAAGGCCGTGGGCCTCGAAGGCAATGTGCTGATCGTGTCGGTTGACGGCGGCTGCCCCGGCGTGAAGTCGGTCACGGAGGGCGTGATCGGTGCGACCTCACAGCAATATCCGCTGCAGATGGCGGCACTCGGCATCGAGGCGATCGCCGCTTTCGCCAAGGACGGGACGAAGCCCAAGCCGACGGAAGGCAAGGATTTCTTCGACACGGGCGTCAACCTCGTGACCGACAAGCCGGCAGACGGTGTGAAGTCCATCGACACCAAGGAAGGCCTGGCCAAGTGCTGGGGCTGA
- a CDS encoding carbohydrate kinase, producing the protein MILCCGEALIDMLPRTTTQGEPAFAPYVGGAVFNTAIALGRLGAPAGFFSGLSSDLFGGQFKDALRASQVSSTYAHTSPRPTTLAFVRLDNGHATYTFYDENTAGRMLTVDDLPELGSEVEAMLFGAISLISEPAGSAYEEFMRREHSRRVMMLDPNIRPNFILDKARHLRRIRNMMAMADIVKLSDEDLNWFGEAGSHEDVVRNWLDRGPTLIVVTHGSEGATGYSRGHKVTVVPDKVKVVDTVGAGDTFNAGILASLHEQGLLSKEAIANLPEDAIHKALALGAKAAAVTVSRAGANPPWRHEIA; encoded by the coding sequence ATGATCCTCTGTTGCGGCGAAGCCCTGATCGACATGCTGCCGCGCACCACGACGCAGGGCGAGCCGGCCTTTGCCCCCTATGTCGGCGGCGCGGTGTTCAACACGGCAATAGCGCTTGGCCGACTGGGAGCGCCCGCCGGTTTCTTTTCCGGCCTGTCGTCGGATCTGTTCGGCGGCCAATTCAAGGACGCACTGAGAGCAAGCCAGGTCAGTTCCACCTATGCGCACACATCCCCCCGTCCGACCACGCTTGCCTTCGTGCGGCTAGACAACGGCCACGCGACCTACACATTCTATGACGAAAACACAGCCGGACGCATGCTGACTGTCGATGATCTGCCGGAACTCGGCAGCGAGGTTGAAGCCATGCTTTTCGGCGCCATCAGCCTGATCTCGGAGCCGGCCGGATCGGCCTATGAGGAATTCATGCGGCGCGAGCACAGCCGCCGCGTCATGATGCTCGACCCCAACATCCGGCCAAATTTCATCCTGGACAAGGCCAGACACCTCAGGCGCATCCGCAACATGATGGCCATGGCCGACATCGTGAAGCTGTCGGACGAGGACCTCAACTGGTTCGGCGAAGCCGGCTCGCACGAGGACGTCGTTCGCAACTGGCTGGATCGCGGCCCGACGCTGATCGTCGTCACGCATGGCAGCGAAGGCGCCACCGGCTACAGCAGGGGTCACAAGGTTACGGTCGTGCCGGATAAGGTCAAGGTGGTCGATACGGTCGGGGCCGGCGACACGTTCAACGCCGGCATCCTGGCCTCGCTGCACGAGCAAGGCCTGCTGTCGAAGGAGGCGATCGCCAATCTGCCGGAAGACGCCATCCACAAGGCGCTGGCGCTCGGCGCCAAGGCTGCGGCGGTGACCGTG